The following proteins come from a genomic window of Lycium ferocissimum isolate CSIRO_LF1 chromosome 4, AGI_CSIRO_Lferr_CH_V1, whole genome shotgun sequence:
- the LOC132053547 gene encoding putative methyltransferase At1g22800, mitochondrial isoform X1, with protein sequence MRRSIALCRRGLRSYCTDARDGSQSSKLKIFDRHLKRMQRDRAAWLMKRKDSLVDTVAENLLDRLEDCKKTFPIALCMGGSLEAIRRLLRGRGGIEKLLMMDISCDMVKLCKDAEQQMPNDNIETSYIIGDEEYLPVKENSVDLVISCLGLHWTNDLPGAMIQSRLALKPDGLFLAAILGGETLRELRIACTIAQMEREGGISPRLSPLAQVRDAGNLLTRAGFTLPGVDVDEYTVRYNSALELIEHLRAMGETSALLQRSKVLKKDMALATAAIYESMFAAKDGTIPATFQIIYMTGWREHHSQQKAKKRGSARVSFQDIHKQFSS encoded by the exons ATGAGAAGAAGCATAGCTCTTTGTCGGAGAGGACTAAGATCCTACTGTACTGACGCCAGAGATGGATCTCAGAGCTCCAAACTCAAAATATTTGATCGTCATCTTAAGCGTATGCAA CGTGATAGAGCGGCTTGGTTGATGAAGCGTAAGGATTCTCTTGTTGATACTGTGGCTGAGAATCTACTAGATCGATTGGAG GATTGTAAGAAAACATTTCCTATTGCATTGTGTATGGGGGGTTCTCTGGAAGCTATCAGACGATTATTGCGAGGACGCG GTGGCATTGAGAAATTACTTATGATGGATATATCATGCGACATGGTAAAATTGTGTAAAGATGCTGAGCAGCAAATGCCAAATGATAACATTGAAACATCATACATTATTGGTGATGAAGAATATCTGCCCGTGAAAGAAAA TTCCGTTGATCTGGTCATTAGTTGCTTGGGACTCCATTGGACAAATGATCTTCCTGGGGCAATGATTCAG AGCAGATTGGCTTTAAAGCCAGATGGCCTATTCTTGGCGGCCATTCTTGGCGGAGAAACATTGAG GGAACTGCGGATAGCTTGCACTATTGCACAAATGGAGCGTGAAGGAGGCATCAGTCCACGACTATCACCCTTGGCACAA GTGCGTGATGCTGGCAATCTATTGACTAGGGCAGGCTTTACTCTTCCAGGGGTTGATGTTGATGAGTATACAGTTCGATACAACAGTG CTTTGGAGTTGATAGAACATCTCCGTGCTATGGGCGAAACTAGTGCTCTACTGCAAAGGAGCAAG GTATTGAAAAAGGATATGGCCCTAGCAACAGCAGCTATTTATGAGTCAATGTTTGCAGCCAAAGATGGCACAATTCCAGCAACATTTCAG ATAATATACATGACTGGATGGAGGGAACACCATTCTCAACAGAAAGCAAAGAAGAGGGGCTCAGCCAGAGTCTCATTCCAggatatccataagcaatttaGCAGTTAG
- the LOC132053547 gene encoding putative methyltransferase At1g22800, mitochondrial isoform X2, translating to MDLRAPNSKYLIVILSRDRAAWLMKRKDSLVDTVAENLLDRLEDCKKTFPIALCMGGSLEAIRRLLRGRGGIEKLLMMDISCDMVKLCKDAEQQMPNDNIETSYIIGDEEYLPVKENSVDLVISCLGLHWTNDLPGAMIQSRLALKPDGLFLAAILGGETLRELRIACTIAQMEREGGISPRLSPLAQVRDAGNLLTRAGFTLPGVDVDEYTVRYNSALELIEHLRAMGETSALLQRSKVLKKDMALATAAIYESMFAAKDGTIPATFQIIYMTGWREHHSQQKAKKRGSARVSFQDIHKQFSS from the exons ATGGATCTCAGAGCTCCAAACTCAAAATATTTGATCGTCATCTTAAGC CGTGATAGAGCGGCTTGGTTGATGAAGCGTAAGGATTCTCTTGTTGATACTGTGGCTGAGAATCTACTAGATCGATTGGAG GATTGTAAGAAAACATTTCCTATTGCATTGTGTATGGGGGGTTCTCTGGAAGCTATCAGACGATTATTGCGAGGACGCG GTGGCATTGAGAAATTACTTATGATGGATATATCATGCGACATGGTAAAATTGTGTAAAGATGCTGAGCAGCAAATGCCAAATGATAACATTGAAACATCATACATTATTGGTGATGAAGAATATCTGCCCGTGAAAGAAAA TTCCGTTGATCTGGTCATTAGTTGCTTGGGACTCCATTGGACAAATGATCTTCCTGGGGCAATGATTCAG AGCAGATTGGCTTTAAAGCCAGATGGCCTATTCTTGGCGGCCATTCTTGGCGGAGAAACATTGAG GGAACTGCGGATAGCTTGCACTATTGCACAAATGGAGCGTGAAGGAGGCATCAGTCCACGACTATCACCCTTGGCACAA GTGCGTGATGCTGGCAATCTATTGACTAGGGCAGGCTTTACTCTTCCAGGGGTTGATGTTGATGAGTATACAGTTCGATACAACAGTG CTTTGGAGTTGATAGAACATCTCCGTGCTATGGGCGAAACTAGTGCTCTACTGCAAAGGAGCAAG GTATTGAAAAAGGATATGGCCCTAGCAACAGCAGCTATTTATGAGTCAATGTTTGCAGCCAAAGATGGCACAATTCCAGCAACATTTCAG ATAATATACATGACTGGATGGAGGGAACACCATTCTCAACAGAAAGCAAAGAAGAGGGGCTCAGCCAGAGTCTCATTCCAggatatccataagcaatttaGCAGTTAG
- the LOC132053547 gene encoding putative methyltransferase At1g22800, mitochondrial isoform X3 — translation MTPNRLGCHGSVSTHVIKNDSDCKKTFPIALCMGGSLEAIRRLLRGRGGIEKLLMMDISCDMVKLCKDAEQQMPNDNIETSYIIGDEEYLPVKENSVDLVISCLGLHWTNDLPGAMIQSRLALKPDGLFLAAILGGETLRELRIACTIAQMEREGGISPRLSPLAQVRDAGNLLTRAGFTLPGVDVDEYTVRYNSALELIEHLRAMGETSALLQRSKVLKKDMALATAAIYESMFAAKDGTIPATFQIIYMTGWREHHSQQKAKKRGSARVSFQDIHKQFSS, via the exons ATGACCCCTAATAGATTGGGATGCCATGGATCTGTTTCCACACATGTGATTAAAAACGATTCC GATTGTAAGAAAACATTTCCTATTGCATTGTGTATGGGGGGTTCTCTGGAAGCTATCAGACGATTATTGCGAGGACGCG GTGGCATTGAGAAATTACTTATGATGGATATATCATGCGACATGGTAAAATTGTGTAAAGATGCTGAGCAGCAAATGCCAAATGATAACATTGAAACATCATACATTATTGGTGATGAAGAATATCTGCCCGTGAAAGAAAA TTCCGTTGATCTGGTCATTAGTTGCTTGGGACTCCATTGGACAAATGATCTTCCTGGGGCAATGATTCAG AGCAGATTGGCTTTAAAGCCAGATGGCCTATTCTTGGCGGCCATTCTTGGCGGAGAAACATTGAG GGAACTGCGGATAGCTTGCACTATTGCACAAATGGAGCGTGAAGGAGGCATCAGTCCACGACTATCACCCTTGGCACAA GTGCGTGATGCTGGCAATCTATTGACTAGGGCAGGCTTTACTCTTCCAGGGGTTGATGTTGATGAGTATACAGTTCGATACAACAGTG CTTTGGAGTTGATAGAACATCTCCGTGCTATGGGCGAAACTAGTGCTCTACTGCAAAGGAGCAAG GTATTGAAAAAGGATATGGCCCTAGCAACAGCAGCTATTTATGAGTCAATGTTTGCAGCCAAAGATGGCACAATTCCAGCAACATTTCAG ATAATATACATGACTGGATGGAGGGAACACCATTCTCAACAGAAAGCAAAGAAGAGGGGCTCAGCCAGAGTCTCATTCCAggatatccataagcaatttaGCAGTTAG